The proteins below are encoded in one region of Carassius auratus strain Wakin unplaced genomic scaffold, ASM336829v1 scaf_tig00215912, whole genome shotgun sequence:
- the LOC113096337 gene encoding beta-ureidopropionase-like encodes MSGKDFESLEKVLETYVPEAERREVRRLLFGKELKKLNLPQSAIDASVEQDFDLKGYVFEASPEQLRPPRTVRVGLIQNKIVLPTDAPVLEQIKALHKRVGEMVDVAAMCGVNIVCFQEAWTMPFAFCTREREPWTEFAESAEDGLTTRFCIQLAKKYNMVVVSPILERDEIHSGTLWNTAVVVSNNGNVLGKSRKNHIPRVGDFNESTYYMEGNTGHPVFQTQFGKIAVNICYGRHHPLNWLMYSIHGAEIIFNPSATVGLLSEPMWPIEARNAAIANHCFTCAINRVGTEFFKNEFTSGDGKKAHHDFGHFYGSSYVAAPDGSRCPGLSRTRDGLLVTEMDLNLNRQVADKWNFKMTGRYELYAEELKNTIQHDFKPNILKE; translated from the exons ATGTCTGGGAAAGACTTTGAATCGCTAGAGAAGGTTCTGGAGACATATGTACCTGAGGCTGAACGCAGAGAGGTCAGAAGATTGCTGTTCGGAAAAGAGCTGAA GAAGCTGAACCTTCCCCAGAGTGCAATAGATGCTTCAGTTGAGCAAGATTTTGATCTGAAGGGTTATGTGTTTGAGGCTTCTCCAGAGCAGCTCAGACCACCCAGAACTGTCCGTGTGGGACTCATTCAGAACAAGATAGTCTTACCCACCGATGCTCCTGTGCTTGAACAG ATCAAAGCTCTGCACAAGCGTGTGGGGGAGATGGTAGATGTGGCGGCCATGTGTGGGGTCAACATAGTGTGTTTCCAGGAAGCCTGGA CAATGCCTTTTGCATTTTGCACACGAGAGAGGGAGCCATGGACAGAGTTTGCTGAATCGGCTGAGGATGGGCTCACCACACGCTTTTGTATTCAG CTGGCCAAAAAATACAACATGGTGGTGGTGTCTCCCATTTTGGAGAGAGATGAGATTCACAGTGGAACATTGTGGAACACTGCAGTGGTGGTGTCCAATAATGGCAATGTTCTAGGCAAATCACGGAAGAATCACATTCCCCGTGTGGGAGACTTCAATGAG TCCACATATTACATGGAAGGGAACACCGGCCACCCTGTATTCCAGACACAGTTTGGAAAGATTGCAGTTAACATCTGCTATGGCCGACACCATCCTCTCAACTGGTTAATGTACAGCATACATGGGGCTGAGATCATCTTTAACCCTTCGGCCACAGTTGGATTGCTCAG TGAACCAATGTGGCCGATTGAGGCCAGAAATGCTGCCATCGCAAACCATTGCTTCACCTGTGCCATTAACCGTGTGGGAACG GAGTTTTTCAAGAATGAGTTCACATCTGGAGATGGAAAGAAAG CACACCATGACTTTGGCCACTTTTATGGCTCCAGCTACGTAGCTGCACCTGATGGCAGCAGATGCCCAGGATTATCCAGAACCCGTGATGGCCTGCTGGTGACAGAGATGGACTTGAACCTAAATCGGCAAGTTGCAGACAAATGGAACTTCAAG ATGACTGGAAGGTATGAATTGTACGCAGAAGAGCTCAAAAACACCATTCAGCATGACTTCAAACCCAACATTCTGAAGGAGTGA
- the c8h22orf15 gene encoding uncharacterized protein C22orf15, which translates to MFITVIFGEGREEILNLNCKVINFIHCIKEKCNLDPQETVDLMDRTGELVNLSERAQSTDLISSLLKERESYIPLRVSRGEGSEVPMYTAVNDFGTSYPELAEILRKLSNPSKERDKRGGASKRGGVSQHRIKAAINFKKAITTPRS; encoded by the exons ATGTTCATCACTGTGATATTTGGTG AGGGAAGAGAGGAGATACTGAACCTAAACTGCAAGGTTATAAACTTCATCCActgtataaaagaaaaatgcaatCTGGATCCCCAAG AGACTGTGGACTTGATGGACAGGACGGGAGAGCTGGTGAACTTGTCCGAGAGAGCGCAGAGCACAGACCTCATCAGCAGTTtgctgaaggagagagagagctaTATTCCATTACGTGTATCAC GAGGTGAAGGCAGTGAAGTTCCAATGTATACGGCAGTGAATGACTTTGGGACAAGTTACCCTGAGCTAGCAG AGATTCTAAGAAAGCTGTCAAATCCTTCAAAGGAGAGGGACAAAAGGGGTGGGGCATCTAAAAGGGGAGGAGTCAGCCAACACCGCATCAAAGCTGCTATCAACTTTAAGAAAGCCATCACAACACCTCGAAGCTGA
- the gucd1 gene encoding protein GUCD1 yields the protein MNDDVMLNVPVIRQLYHWDCGLACSRMVLEYLHPVSEEEFQRACLDLEITESVWTIDLAYLMGKLGVRHCFYTQTLGVDKGFKNQSFYKKHFDTEEDRVNELFLRAESKGVLVKKCSVNIQEIQSHLEQGHVAIVLVNAVVLVCELCSTPVKYCCFLPVGQKCFCRKPEYQGHFVVVCGFNRRTSSIFYNNPAYSDRVCCTSFGNFEEARRSYGTDEDILFIYKDG from the exons ATGAACG ATGATGTGATGTTAAATGTACCGGTCATCCGGCAGCTGTACCACTGGGATTGTGGCTTGGCCTGTTCGAGAATGGTACTAGA GTATTTACATCCGGTTAGTGAGGAGGAATTTCAGAGAGCGTGTTTGGACTTGGAGATCACCGAAAGCGTGTGGACTATTGATCTGGCTTATCTCATGGGTAAGCTGGGGGTCAGACATTGCTTCTACACACAGACGCTCGGCGTGGACAAGGGCTTCAAGAATCAG TCTTtctacaaaaaacattttgacacAGAGGAGGACAGGGTGAACGAACTATTTCTGAGGGCTGAAAGCAAAGGAGTCCTGGTGAAAAAATG CTCTGTTAATATTCAGGAGATCCAGAGCCACCTGGAGCAGGGTCATGTGGCCATAGTGCTGGTCAACGCAGTCGTGTTGGTGTGTGAGCTGTGCTCCACGCCTGTTAAATACTGCTGTTTCCTTCCTGTGGGTCAGAAGTGCTTTTGCAGGAAGCCAGAATACCAGGGCCACTTTGTAGTGGTGTGTGGATTTAACCGCAGAACCAGCAGCATCTTCTACAACAATCCCGCCTACTCAGACC GTGTGTGCTGCACCAGCTTTGGTAATTTTGAGGAGGCCAGGAGAAGCTATGGAACCGACGAGGACATTCTGTTCATCTACAAAGACGGTTGA
- the LOC113096378 gene encoding small nuclear ribonucleoprotein Sm D3-like, giving the protein MSIGVPIKVLHEAEGHIVTCETTSGEVYRGKLIEAEDNMNCQMANITVTYRDGRVSQLELVYIRGSKIRFLILPDMLKNAPMLKSMKNKNQAAGAGRGKAAILKAQVAARGRGRGGGPGRGNVFQKRR; this is encoded by the exons ATGTCCATCGGTGTGCCCATCAAAGTCCTTCATGAAGCAGAGGGACACATCGTCACCTGTGAGACCACCAGCGGGGAGGTTTACAGGGGCAAACTGATCGAGGCTGAGGACAACATGAATTGCCAG ATGGCAAACATCACAGTCACATACAGGGACGGCCGTGTATCTCAGCTGGAGCTGGTGTATATTCGTGGCAGTAAGATCAGGTTCCTCATCCTTCCAGACATGCTGAAAAATGCTCCTATGTTAAAGAGTATGAAGAACAAAAATCAGGCCGCTGGTGCCGGTCGAGGAAAAGCGGCTATTCTCAAAGCCCAAG TGGCTGCCAGAGGCCGTGGCCGTGGGGGAGGACCAGGACGAGGGAACGTGTTCCAGAAAAGGCGctag